From one Prochlorococcus marinus str. MIT 0912 genomic stretch:
- the hemB gene encoding porphobilinogen synthase, translating to MDLTYRPRRLRRTNSLRDMVREQSVSASDFIYPLFVHEGSDIQEIAAMPGSFRWSMDGLVDEVQRAWNLGIRCVVLFPKVPDEQKTEDGAECFNEKGLIPRAIERLKIEIPEMCVMTDVALDPYSCDGHDGIVSNQGIILNDETVDYLCKQAVVQAQSGADLIGPSDMMDGRVGAIREALDDEGFEHVGIISYTAKYSSAYYGPFREALDSAPRSLSNKPIPKNKNTYQMDPANAREAITEAQLDEQEGSDILMVKPGLAYLDIIYRLREESELPIAAYNVSGEYSMVKAAAQRGWIDEKAIVLETLLSFKRAGANLILTYHACDAAGWLKD from the coding sequence ATGGATCTTACTTATCGGCCCCGTCGTCTTCGTAGAACAAACTCTTTAAGAGATATGGTTAGAGAGCAAAGTGTCTCTGCCTCTGACTTTATTTACCCTCTTTTTGTACATGAAGGTTCAGATATTCAAGAAATAGCAGCGATGCCGGGTTCATTTCGCTGGTCAATGGATGGATTAGTTGATGAAGTTCAGCGTGCTTGGAATTTAGGTATTAGATGCGTTGTTCTTTTCCCAAAAGTTCCAGACGAGCAAAAAACAGAAGATGGAGCTGAATGTTTCAATGAAAAAGGTTTAATACCTAGGGCTATTGAAAGGTTGAAAATAGAGATACCAGAAATGTGTGTGATGACTGATGTCGCATTAGATCCTTATTCTTGTGATGGTCATGATGGAATAGTTAGTAATCAAGGAATAATTTTGAATGATGAAACCGTTGATTATTTGTGTAAACAAGCAGTTGTTCAAGCACAATCTGGAGCAGATTTAATTGGTCCTAGTGACATGATGGATGGAAGAGTAGGAGCTATAAGAGAAGCCTTAGATGATGAAGGTTTTGAACATGTAGGAATAATTAGTTATACAGCAAAATATTCATCTGCATATTATGGACCTTTTAGAGAGGCTTTGGATTCTGCTCCTAGATCATTATCAAATAAGCCTATCCCGAAAAATAAAAACACCTATCAGATGGATCCCGCGAATGCTAGAGAAGCCATAACAGAAGCTCAACTTGACGAACAAGAGGGGTCGGACATCCTTATGGTTAAACCAGGTTTGGCTTACTTAGATATAATTTATCGTTTAAGAGAAGAATCAGAATTGCCAATTGCTGCCTATAACGTTAGTGGAGAGTATTCAATGGTCAAAGCTGCTGCTCAAAGAGGTTGGATAGATGAAAAGGCAATTGTGTTGGAAACTTTATTGAGTTTTAAAAGAGCTGGAGCAAATCTGATCCTTACATATCACGCATGTGATGCGGCAGGATGGTTGAAAGACTAA
- a CDS encoding VOC family protein, whose amino-acid sequence MIKKQSDLNIKSVHRLGHVAIRVEDVDRAKEFYISLGMKLVWDDVDWCYLEAGESKDGLALLGPGYKAAGPHFAFHFTNKNEIERIHDSLENQGLKVGALHDHRDGTSSFYLKDTEGNWLEMLYHPSTGIPTNQ is encoded by the coding sequence ATGATAAAAAAACAATCTGATTTAAATATTAAAAGCGTTCATCGTCTCGGCCATGTAGCTATAAGAGTTGAAGATGTTGATAGGGCTAAAGAATTTTATATAAGCTTGGGAATGAAGCTAGTTTGGGATGATGTTGATTGGTGTTACTTAGAGGCGGGAGAGAGTAAAGATGGCCTTGCTTTACTTGGTCCGGGTTATAAAGCTGCCGGTCCACATTTTGCATTTCATTTTACTAATAAGAATGAAATAGAGAGAATTCATGATTCTCTTGAAAATCAAGGATTAAAGGTTGGTGCTTTACATGATCATCGAGATGGTACTTCTTCTTTTTACTTGAAAGATACAGAAGGTAATTGGTTGGAAATGCTTTATCACCCATCAACAGGAATACCAACAAATCAATAG
- a CDS encoding endonuclease MutS2: protein MGLTINHDDSKKRQIISESLDLLEWPTVCSHLATFAVTQQGRKKCESFDLPSDISLSQELLSQTLEIGSLDTSLDAGISFEGVHDLENVLFICSKGGVAMGEDLLKVADTLRAARKLRKLIFDQLIRPRLSELLKDIATLPDLQKLLEFGLDEGGRIADRASPKLSELRRHRNSVRLQRKDILQDIIRRYSGLLQDSIISERYGRPVLAFKAGTSDQIKGMVHDSSASGNTIYVEPQVVISIGNRLANIDSEISDEERRLLAKWSKEVGLNASVIAHLGEILLQIEFSLARSRYSKWLDGVPVILDEEENTPFEIKDFRHPLLVWNDYYENKHRVVPTSFDVATDLKVVAITGPNTGGKTVALKSIGLAVLMAKAGLLLPCKGSPRLPWCKNILADIGDEQSLQQNLSTFSGHILRISRILEAIDVFPGTTLVLLDEVGAGTDPTEGTALAMALLQVMADRARLTIATTHFGQLKALKYSDSRFENASVSFDSETIQPTFHLQWGIPGRSNAIEISKRLGLDEQVIKSAQKFINPESVDNVNQVIQGLEKQRERQQSAAEDAAALLAKTELLHEELLNSWHKQRQQSEEFNEQGRFKLESSIREGQKEVRHLIKRLRDQNASGETARIAGKRLRQMEKGYRNDKRIKHIQSWSPKIGDKVRLSSIGKAGEIISFSDDGMQLTVLCGVFRSTVRLSDVESLDGQKAEINTTVKVKTSQVRKNFSLVRTKKNTLDVRGLRVHEAEGVIEEKLRNCSGALWVIHGIGSGKLKKGLRKWLDSLSYIEKVADAEPYDGGPGCSVIWMVE from the coding sequence ATGGGATTAACAATAAACCATGATGATTCAAAAAAGAGACAAATAATTTCAGAGTCTTTGGATTTACTTGAATGGCCAACTGTTTGTAGCCATTTAGCTACATTTGCAGTTACTCAGCAAGGTCGTAAGAAATGTGAAAGTTTTGACTTGCCATCAGATATATCATTAAGCCAGGAGCTCTTAAGTCAAACTTTAGAGATTGGATCCTTAGATACTTCTCTTGATGCAGGAATATCTTTTGAAGGTGTGCATGATTTGGAAAATGTTCTTTTCATATGTTCCAAAGGTGGTGTTGCTATGGGTGAGGATTTACTAAAAGTAGCTGATACTTTACGAGCTGCTAGAAAATTACGAAAACTAATATTTGACCAATTGATACGTCCACGACTCTCTGAATTACTCAAAGACATTGCAACTTTGCCAGATCTGCAAAAACTTCTCGAATTTGGATTAGATGAAGGTGGTCGAATTGCAGATCGTGCTAGTCCCAAGCTGTCTGAATTACGACGCCATAGGAATTCGGTACGTCTTCAAAGAAAAGATATTCTTCAAGATATTATCCGCAGATATAGCGGCTTACTTCAAGATAGCATTATCTCAGAGAGGTATGGAAGACCTGTTTTAGCGTTTAAGGCTGGGACTTCTGATCAGATTAAAGGAATGGTTCATGATAGTTCAGCTTCTGGGAATACAATCTATGTCGAGCCACAAGTAGTTATATCAATTGGTAATCGTTTAGCGAATATAGATTCTGAAATCTCAGATGAAGAGAGGAGACTTCTTGCTAAATGGAGTAAAGAGGTTGGTCTTAATGCAAGTGTTATAGCTCATTTAGGAGAGATACTTTTACAGATAGAGTTTTCATTAGCTAGATCTCGTTACTCTAAATGGCTTGATGGAGTACCAGTAATTCTTGATGAGGAGGAAAATACACCATTCGAGATTAAAGATTTTCGTCACCCTTTATTAGTATGGAATGACTACTATGAAAACAAACATAGAGTAGTACCAACTAGCTTTGATGTCGCTACTGATTTAAAAGTAGTAGCAATTACAGGACCTAATACTGGAGGCAAAACTGTAGCTTTAAAAAGTATTGGTTTAGCGGTTTTAATGGCAAAAGCCGGTTTGCTTTTGCCATGTAAAGGTTCACCAAGATTGCCATGGTGTAAAAATATTTTAGCTGATATTGGTGATGAGCAATCTTTACAGCAAAATCTATCTACATTTAGTGGACATATTCTTCGTATAAGTCGAATACTCGAAGCTATAGATGTATTTCCTGGTACGACTCTTGTCCTTTTAGATGAAGTTGGAGCTGGCACTGATCCAACTGAAGGAACAGCATTGGCTATGGCGCTCCTACAAGTGATGGCGGATAGAGCAAGATTAACTATTGCGACTACTCATTTTGGACAATTAAAAGCACTCAAATATAGTGATTCAAGATTTGAAAATGCGTCAGTTTCTTTCGATAGCGAAACTATACAACCAACTTTTCATTTGCAATGGGGAATTCCTGGTCGAAGTAATGCAATTGAAATTTCAAAGAGACTTGGTCTCGATGAACAAGTAATCAAAAGTGCTCAAAAATTTATTAATCCTGAAAGCGTTGATAATGTTAATCAAGTTATTCAAGGCTTAGAAAAACAACGAGAGCGTCAACAATCAGCAGCTGAAGATGCTGCTGCCTTATTAGCTAAAACCGAATTATTACATGAAGAATTACTTAATAGTTGGCATAAACAACGTCAACAATCGGAAGAATTTAATGAACAAGGAAGGTTCAAATTGGAGTCATCAATTCGTGAAGGTCAAAAAGAAGTTAGACATTTAATTAAACGCTTGCGCGATCAAAACGCTAGTGGTGAGACAGCAAGAATTGCTGGTAAACGATTACGGCAAATGGAAAAGGGATATCGAAACGATAAGCGAATTAAGCATATACAGAGTTGGTCCCCAAAGATTGGGGACAAAGTTAGACTATCTTCTATTGGTAAAGCAGGCGAAATAATTTCTTTTTCAGATGATGGAATGCAATTAACAGTCCTATGCGGTGTATTTCGAAGCACAGTTCGCTTATCTGACGTAGAAAGTCTCGATGGTCAAAAAGCGGAAATAAATACAACTGTGAAAGTAAAAACTTCGCAAGTAAGAAAGAATTTTTCTTTGGTGCGCACTAAGAAAAACACTCTAGATGTAAGAGGTTTAAGAGTGCATGAAGCTGAGGGGGTAATTGAAGAAAAGCTCAGGAATTGCTCTGGAGCTTTATGGGTTATTCATGGAATTGGTTCTGGGAAACTTAAAAAAGGTTTGAGAAAATGGTTGGATTCACTCTCTTATATTGAGAAAGTAGCCGATGCAGAACCTTATGACGGCGGGCCAGGATGTAGTGTTATATGGATGGTTGAATGA
- the cgtA gene encoding Obg family GTPase CgtA: MQFIDQAIIDVKAGSGGDGISAFRREKYVPAGGPAGGDGGQGGNVVLEADDNLQTLLDFKFQKLIFAENGHRGGPNKCTGASGKDTILKVPCGTEVRDLSTNIILGDLTHKGQQLIVAFGGKGGFGNARYLSNSNRAPEKFTEGKVGEEWSLQLELKLLAEVGIIGLPNAGKSTLISVLSSARPKIADYPFTTLIPNLGVVRRPSGDGTVFADIPGLISGASKGIGLGHDFLRHIERTKVLLHLIDSASIDPINDFKIINEELMSYGHGLISRPRIFVLNKKELLNEYEIKKLLNKIEKLTGTKVHIISAVTKFGLDGLLSCIWNELGY, translated from the coding sequence ATGCAATTTATTGATCAGGCCATTATTGATGTCAAGGCAGGTTCAGGTGGTGATGGTATTTCTGCTTTCAGAAGAGAAAAGTATGTTCCAGCAGGTGGTCCTGCGGGTGGAGATGGAGGCCAGGGAGGAAATGTTGTTTTAGAGGCTGATGATAATTTGCAAACTCTTCTGGATTTCAAATTTCAGAAATTAATTTTTGCTGAGAATGGCCATAGAGGCGGTCCTAACAAATGCACTGGAGCATCAGGAAAAGATACCATACTTAAAGTTCCATGTGGAACAGAGGTAAGAGATCTTTCTACAAATATCATTCTTGGTGACTTAACTCACAAAGGTCAACAATTGATTGTAGCTTTTGGTGGAAAAGGAGGTTTTGGGAATGCTCGCTATCTATCAAATAGCAATAGAGCTCCAGAAAAATTTACTGAAGGGAAAGTTGGGGAAGAATGGTCATTGCAATTGGAATTAAAACTTCTAGCAGAAGTTGGAATTATTGGTTTGCCCAATGCAGGTAAAAGTACGTTGATTTCTGTACTCTCCTCTGCAAGACCTAAAATTGCTGATTATCCTTTTACAACTTTAATTCCTAATCTAGGAGTAGTTAGGCGACCCTCAGGAGACGGAACAGTTTTTGCAGATATTCCTGGTTTAATTTCTGGAGCCTCAAAAGGTATTGGACTAGGGCATGATTTTCTTCGACATATTGAAAGAACAAAGGTTTTGCTTCATCTAATTGACTCCGCATCCATCGATCCAATAAATGATTTTAAAATTATTAATGAGGAATTAATGTCTTATGGTCATGGTTTAATTTCTAGGCCTAGAATTTTTGTTCTTAATAAAAAAGAACTATTAAATGAGTATGAAATTAAAAAACTTTTAAATAAAATTGAGAAATTAACTGGGACAAAAGTACATATAATTTCCGCAGTAACGAAATTTGGTCTGGATGGCTTATTGAGTTGTATTTGGAATGAACTTGGATATTAA
- a CDS encoding CP12 domain-containing protein: MKTIDEHIKKDESEIQEAKAQGNESKLHHLEDELSSLKEYKEHHPEDKHDPNALELFCDANPDEPECLVYDD; the protein is encoded by the coding sequence ATGAAAACCATTGACGAGCATATTAAAAAGGATGAATCTGAGATCCAAGAAGCTAAAGCTCAGGGTAATGAATCTAAGCTCCATCACTTAGAAGATGAACTTAGTTCTTTGAAGGAATATAAGGAACATCATCCTGAAGACAAGCATGATCCAAATGCGCTTGAACTTTTCTGCGACGCAAATCCTGACGAACCAGAGTGCTTAGTATACGACGATTAA
- a CDS encoding DUF2301 domain-containing membrane protein has protein sequence MKQENSYFQSSNPIKGAYGDFIVTSDDKKEVLFYRLSILFCGLFFSIGIAQWFSNGSHQIWIWLLGMSISMGLSLKWIHIYLRPLHQTLTIFWVLGCIGFLILSYHFGAKNLIYGLKQNPKLILLIGPFFASLTGIGFKEFFCFRRIEAIGITIFIPIALIGYLTELANESFTFAMLLVSAFLLLTLGIRKFNLPAEADVGDKSVFDFLESQRKLKKSDG, from the coding sequence ATGAAACAAGAAAATTCCTACTTTCAATCTTCTAATCCAATTAAAGGAGCTTATGGAGATTTTATAGTAACTTCTGATGATAAAAAAGAGGTTCTCTTTTACCGCTTATCGATTCTTTTCTGCGGCTTATTTTTTTCAATAGGAATAGCTCAATGGTTTAGCAATGGATCTCATCAAATATGGATTTGGCTCCTTGGTATGTCAATAAGTATGGGTTTAAGTCTTAAGTGGATACATATATATTTAAGACCTTTACATCAAACATTAACAATATTCTGGGTCTTGGGTTGTATTGGATTTTTAATACTTTCATATCATTTTGGGGCAAAAAATCTAATCTATGGCCTTAAACAAAATCCAAAATTGATATTACTTATTGGTCCATTTTTTGCTTCTTTAACGGGGATTGGTTTTAAAGAGTTTTTTTGTTTTAGAAGAATTGAAGCAATAGGAATAACGATTTTTATTCCTATTGCTTTAATTGGATATTTAACTGAATTAGCTAATGAAAGTTTTACTTTTGCAATGCTTTTAGTTTCGGCCTTTCTATTACTAACATTGGGAATAAGGAAATTCAACCTGCCAGCAGAAGCAGATGTAGGAGATAAGAGCGTTTTTGACTTTTTAGAAAGCCAAAGGAAGCTAAAAAAATCTGATGGTTAA
- a CDS encoding glutathione S-transferase family protein: MATPPILVKAAKEIWNCEWNILMNGLAPSDSKGNYKRPKNLQSEIQIPTKDDLRDRDMDQMPYLIIGKSCPWAHRVWIMHEIKGLKGTINLNIAQVNTSSGRWIFQPNLKGCKTLQDLYKKCNKYNIKRATVPMLFDPGKKAKSKFRLINNESAELLEILNEWPISSNNLDLNPKNHYEKIFNWQNLIQENINNGVYKCGFARNQKAYDKASKDLFSTLNIIEESLKINGPWLCGKNLTIADIRLFPTLIRWESVYKPLFKCGQKPIESFPNIIKWRKTIFNLYNIKNTCHADSWREDYFGALFPLNPSSIIPKGESINEIINR, from the coding sequence ATGGCTACACCACCAATACTTGTTAAAGCAGCTAAAGAAATTTGGAATTGTGAATGGAATATTTTAATGAATGGGCTTGCACCTTCAGATTCAAAAGGCAACTACAAAAGACCTAAGAACCTCCAATCCGAAATTCAAATCCCCACGAAAGACGATTTGAGAGATAGAGATATGGATCAAATGCCATATTTAATTATTGGCAAAAGTTGTCCGTGGGCTCACAGAGTATGGATAATGCATGAAATAAAAGGTTTAAAAGGCACAATCAATCTAAATATCGCTCAAGTGAACACTTCGAGCGGTAGATGGATATTTCAACCAAATTTAAAAGGATGTAAAACACTTCAAGATCTATATAAAAAATGTAATAAGTATAATATAAAAAGAGCTACTGTACCAATGCTATTTGATCCAGGAAAAAAGGCCAAATCAAAATTCAGATTAATAAATAATGAAAGCGCTGAACTATTAGAGATACTAAATGAATGGCCTATAAGTTCTAATAATTTAGACCTCAATCCAAAAAATCATTATGAAAAAATATTCAATTGGCAGAATCTAATTCAAGAAAATATTAATAATGGAGTTTATAAATGTGGATTTGCTAGGAACCAAAAAGCTTATGACAAAGCATCAAAAGATTTATTTTCAACTTTAAATATTATCGAAGAAAGTCTTAAAATAAATGGACCTTGGTTATGTGGGAAAAATTTAACAATTGCTGATATAAGGCTATTTCCTACTCTAATTAGATGGGAGTCTGTTTATAAACCATTATTCAAGTGTGGTCAGAAGCCAATTGAATCATTTCCAAATATAATAAAATGGAGAAAAACTATTTTTAATTTATATAATATTAAAAATACCTGTCACGCAGATTCTTGGAGAGAAGATTATTTTGGAGCTTTATTTCCATTAAATCCAAGTAGTATTATTCCAAAAGGTGAAAGTATAAACGAAATAATAAATCGGTAA
- a CDS encoding aspartoacylase — translation MMQLQVLLVAGTHGNEINGIFLFDQWEKLSNLINTHGIKTYSVIGNPEAKKAGKRYIHQDLNRSFKEDSFLSINSSDFEGSRASELVNLYGEVGEKPCLIALDFHTTTSSMGSCLVVYGRRDADLALASLIQNQLGLPIYLHESDQKQTGFLVESWPCGLVIEIGPIGQGLLNSRIISQTKLILETFMEQINQVKNLTFYFPEKLIIHRHIKSIDFPRDEQGNIDGYVHTQRQSKDWQELKKYDELFFKLNGEIIRFEEDEPYVPVFINEAAYMEKNIAMSLTKRELWDFKKEWKQSLIDLVNQK, via the coding sequence ATGATGCAGCTACAGGTGCTTCTAGTGGCTGGTACACATGGTAATGAGATAAACGGTATTTTTCTTTTCGATCAATGGGAAAAATTATCTAATTTAATCAATACTCACGGGATTAAAACTTATAGTGTAATTGGAAATCCTGAAGCGAAAAAGGCTGGGAAAAGATACATTCACCAGGATTTGAATAGGAGTTTCAAGGAAGATTCATTTTTATCTATTAACTCTTCAGATTTTGAGGGAAGCAGAGCAAGTGAATTAGTGAATCTTTATGGAGAGGTAGGAGAAAAGCCCTGTCTAATAGCATTAGACTTCCATACAACTACTTCCTCTATGGGAAGTTGTTTAGTTGTTTATGGCAGAAGAGATGCAGATCTGGCTTTGGCTTCTTTAATACAAAATCAATTAGGTTTGCCAATATATCTTCATGAATCTGATCAAAAACAAACAGGCTTTTTAGTTGAATCTTGGCCTTGTGGACTTGTTATAGAAATTGGCCCGATAGGACAGGGCCTGTTGAATTCAAGAATTATTTCACAAACAAAATTGATTCTTGAGACTTTTATGGAACAAATTAATCAAGTTAAGAACCTAACTTTCTATTTTCCTGAAAAGTTGATAATTCACAGGCACATTAAAAGCATCGATTTTCCAAGAGATGAACAAGGCAATATTGATGGATATGTACATACTCAAAGGCAATCAAAAGATTGGCAGGAATTGAAGAAATACGATGAATTGTTTTTTAAGTTGAATGGAGAAATAATTAGATTTGAAGAGGATGAACCTTACGTTCCAGTTTTTATAAATGAAGCAGCATATATGGAAAAAAATATCGCGATGAGCCTTACCAAAAGAGAATTATGGGATTTTAAAAAAGAATGGAAACAATCACTTATAGATCTAGTAAATCAAAAGTAA